A single window of Nicotiana sylvestris chromosome 5, ASM39365v2, whole genome shotgun sequence DNA harbors:
- the LOC104217149 gene encoding protein PGR: protein MEKHLIQPAVAALVSSVIAIRAHKRKSLNLSGAISGFIVMFIHLAVNYRFGAMLLVFFFTCSKFTRFGEDRKRKLDADFKEGGQRDWIQVFFNSGIATLLVLTTWMLIGSQDKCLDSKESGIITSLIGGIIGQYCCCNGDTWSSELGILSNEEPRLITTYKPVRRGTNGGVTKAGLLAAAAAGAVIGFTFVVLGFFTTKCTSDVTVKQLLVIPLSALAGVCGSVIDSLLGATLQFSGFCTVRKKVVGKPGPTVKRISGLTVLDNNTVNLVSILLTTAITSFAFLCIF, encoded by the exons ATGGAAAAACATTTAATTCAACCGGCAGTGGCTGCACTTGTTTCATCGGTAATCGCCATTAGAGCTCACAAACGGAAGTCTCTCAACTTGTCCGGCGCCATTTCTGGATTCATTGTCATGTTTATTCACCTTGCCGTTAATTACAG GTTTGGAGCAATGTTGCTGGTGTTCTTTTTTACTTGTTCAAAGTTTACCCGATTTGGAGAAGATAGAAAGAGGAAACTTGATGCTGATTTTAAAGAGGGTGGTCAACGCGATTG GATTCAAGTCTTCTTCAACAGTGGCATTGCTACCCTTTTGGTCCTGACTACATGGATGTTGATTGGGTCACAGGACAAATGTCTGGATTCAAAAGAGTCAGGCATAATAACATCTTTAATTGGTGGTATCATTGGTCAGTATTGCTGCTGCAATGGGGACACATGGTCTTCAGAGCTTGGGATACTTAGTAATGAGGAGCCTCGGCTTATTACAACCTACAAG CCCGTTCGAAGGGGTACAAATGGTGGAGTGACAAAAGCAGGACTCTTGGCTGCAGCAGCAGCAGGCGCTGTCATTGGATTCACATTTGTAGTCCTGGGATTTTTCACTACAAAATGCACATCTGATGTGACTGTAAAGCAGCTTTTGGTGATACCACTTTCTGCACTGGCTGGAGTATGCGGTAGTGTTATTGATTCTTTATTGGGAGCAACACTGCAATTCAGTGGATTCTGTACTGTTCGGAAGAAG GTGGTTGGGAAGCCAGGGCCAACTGTGAAGAGAATATCTGGTCTTACTGTCCTTGACAATAATACCGTGAACCTCGTTTCGATATTGCTGACAACAGCTATAacctcatttgccttcttatgcATTTTCTGA